A segment of the Candidatus Marinarcus aquaticus genome:
CTTTTTCAGATGAAGCTGAAGCTTTGGGTGCTTCTGCAGAAGCAGCTACGGCTTCTTTTGGCGCTTCACTTACTGCATCTTGTACTTCAACTTTGACAATTAAATCACCAGAGTTTACTTTTGCTCCTACTTCTACAAGAATCTCTTTAACGATTCCTGCGTGAGTAGAAGGTACATCCATTGAAGCTTTTTCAGTCTCTAAAGTTACTAAGCCGTCTTCAACTTCTATTGTATCACCAACGTTCACCATAATATCAATCAGGTCAACGTCTTTGTCATCTCCTAAATCAGGAATAACAATATCTACTAATGTACTCATTCCTGCTCCTTAAAGATTTAATAATCGAATGTCGCTTAACAGTTTCGACAGTGTCGTAGTAAATCGTGCACCATCTGCACCATCAATTACTTTGTGGTCATACGACAGAGACAGCGGTAAAGATAATCTTGGTTCAAATGTTTCACCGTTCCATTTTGGTTTCATTTCTGATTTAGAAAGACCCAGAATGGCAACTTCAGGTGCATTAATGATTGGTGTAAAGTATGTTCCACCAATTCCACCTAAGCTAGAGATTGTGAAACAAGCTCCTTGCATATCAGAAGATTTCAACTTACCGTCTCGTGCTTTTTGTGAAAGTTCTGCTAACTCTAAAGCAATATCTTTAAACCCTTTTTTATCTGCATCACGAATAACTGGAACCACCAATCCGTTTGGAGTATCCACGGCAACACCAATATGGAAGTACTTTTTCATAATCAATGTTTGACCATCTGTACTTAATGAAGCGTTAAATTTAGGGTGAATTGCCAATGCTTTTGCAACGGCTTTAACCACAAATACCAATGGTGAAAGTTTAAATCCATCTGCGATAGCATTTTGAGCTTTTCTGAACTCTTCCATTTCGGTAATATCTGCTTCATCAAACTGCGTTACGTGTGGCATTGCCAACCAGTTTCTGTGCAAACTTGGACCAGAGATTTTTTGAATTCTGCTTAACTCAACAGACTCAATATCTCCAAATTGGCTGAAGTCAATCTCTTTGGCTTCTGGCAAGTTAAATCCAAGACCAGCTCCTCCAGCAGCAGTTGCAGGTTTATTGAGTTGCTCTTTTACATACGCTTTAATATCATCTTTTAAGATTCTATTTTTTCGTCCTGTACCTTTTACAAATCCTAAATCCACACCAAACTCACGTGCCAGTTTTCGAACTGATGGAGAAGCATATACTTTACTTGCTTTTTTACTTAATACACTAGATTCACCTGAATCTACCGAAGTTGCAACAGCAGCTTGCAGTGTGGCAGGTGCTTTTGAAGGTTCCTCTTTTTTTGTTTCAACTGGTTGAGCAGTAGGCGTTGGAACTTTGTTTTCCATGACTACGGTTTTAACCATTTTTGCAATCAAATCTCCTGAGTTAACCTTCATTCCCGCTTCAACAAAGAGTTCGATGACCTCTCCAGCAAATGGTGCAGGAACATCCATAGAGGCTTTTTCAGTCTCTAATGTAATCAAACCGTTTTCTGCTTCAACCACGTCACCAACACTGACCATGACATCAATTAAATCAACATCTTTATCATCACCTAAATCAGGAACATGCACCTCTTCTACCACTGAACAAATGGTTTGCTCATTTACAAATTGGCATGAAACTTCAGCATTCGCTGCTGATACTGCTTCAAGCTCTGCTTTAGCTGCAGCTAAATCTGGAGTTGATGAACTGCTAGGTGTTGCTACCGCAGCTGCAGGAGCCGGCGTATCTTTAGCAATAGGAGCTTCTTCTTTAGTCTCTTTCGATGAAGCATCATCAGCTACTTCGATTTTGGCAATCAAATCACCAGAATTGACCTTCATTCCAGTCTCAACCAAAATCTCTTTAACCACACCTGAATGAGTTGTTGGAACATCCATAGAAGCTTTTTCAGTCTCTAATGTAATCAGACCGTCTTCAACTTCTACTGTGTCACCCACACTGACCATGACATCAATTAAATCAACGTCTTTGTCATCACCTAAATCAGGAATAAAAACATCTACAATAGTACTCATCATTTACTCCTTACGCTTTTACTGGGTTGATTTTAGTTGTATCAATATTGTATTTTTTAATTGCTTCAGTTACAACAGATTTCTTTACTTTACCTGCTTTTGCAAGTTGTGCTAATGTTGTAAATACAATAAAGTTTGTATCCACTTCAAAGAAGTTTCTTAAGTTTGCTCTTGAATCACTTCGTCCAAATCCATCAGTTCCAAGTGCTTTGAAGCTACCTTTTACAAACGGTACAAGTTGTTCAGAGTATGACTTCATGTAGTCTGTTGCAGATACAATAATATTTTCATCATCATTTCCTAACACTTGGTCTACATATGGCACTTCATCTCCATCAATGCTTAAGAGGTTATTTCTCTCTACATCTTGTGCTTGTCGAGTTAACTCATTGTATGAAGTCACAGAGTAAATATCTGAAGCAATACCGTACTCTTCAGCTAAGATATCAGCAGCTGCTAACACTTGTTGGAAGATTGAACCAGAACCTAAAAGTTTAACTTTATAGTTGTTTTTCGCTTTTTTAGAATCAAATTTATAGATACCTTTAATGATTCCCTCTTCTACGCCTTCAGGCATTGCAGGTTGTTTGTAGTTTTCGTTCAGTGTTGTAAGATAGAAGAATACATCCTCTTGCGCTTCACCGTACATTCTTTCAATACCGTTCAGTGTAATAACCGCAACCTCATAACCAAATGTTGGATCATACGTTACACAGTTTGGAATTGTGTTTGCAATGATGTGGGAGTGTCCATCTTCGTGTTGTAATCCTTCACCATTCAGTGTTGTTCGTCCAGATGTACCACCAACTAAGAAACCTCTTGCTTTTTGGTCACCTGCTGCCCAACACATATCACCTGTTCTTTGGAATCCAAACATTGAGTAGAATACATAAAATGGAATCATAGGGCAGTTATTAACAGAATAAGAAGTAGCTGCAGCTGTCCAAGAACCCATTGCACCTAACTCATTAATACCTTCTTGAAGTACTTGTCCTTTTTTATCCTCTTTATAGTAAGCCACTTGGTCTTTATCTTGTGGGATATATTTTTGACCTTCAGATGAGTAGATACCTACTTGTCTGAACATCCCTTCCATACCAAATGTTCGTGCTTCATCAGGAACGATTGGAACAATTCTTTTACCAATTTTCTTATCTTTAATTAATACATTAATAACTCTTACAAAAGCCATTGTTGTAGAAATTTCTCGATCACCCGAACCTTTTAATACTGCATCAAATGCACTTAAAGCAGGTAATTCAAGTTTCTCTGTAAACTTCTCTCGTCTTTGTGGTACTGCTCCACCAAGTGCTGTTCGTCTGTCTTTCATGTATTGCATTTCAGGTGAATCTTCCGCTGGTCTGAAGTACGAGAATTTTTCTATCTCTTCATCAGAAATTGGAATATTAAATCTGTCTCTGAATTGTCTTAATGAAGCCATATCAACTTTCTTAACACCGTGAGCAATATTTTTACCCTCAGCTGCTTCACCCATACCGTAACCTTTTACAGTTTTAGCTAAAATTACTGTTGGTTTATCTTTTGTCTCTTGCGCTTTTTTAAATGCGGCATAGACTTTTACTGGGTCGTGACCACCACGGTTGAGTTTCCAGATATCATCATCGCTCATGTTTTCAACCATTTTAGCTGTTTCTGGGTGTTTATTAAAGAAGTGCTCTCGTGTATACGCTCCACCTTTTTGTTTAAAGTTTTGGTATTCACCATCCACAGTCTCTTCCATAAGTTGAAGAAGTTTTCCGTCTTTATCTTTTTCTAATAATGGATCCCATTGTCGTCCCCAGATTACTTTGGTTACTTCCCAACCTGCACCTCTGAACTGTCCTTCTAATTCTTGGATAATTTTTCCATTACCTCGTACAGGTCCATCAAGACGTTGTAAGTTACAGTTAATAACAAATACTAAGTTATCCAAACCTTCTCGTCCTGCAAGTCCAATTGCACCTAAAGATTCAGGTTCGTCACACTCACCATCACCCATGAAACAGTATACTTTTTGATTACTGCAATCTTTAATGCCTCTATCAGTTAGGTATTTTAAAAAACGCGCTTGATAGATTGCTTGAATTGGTCCAAGTCCCATCGATACTGTTGGGAATTGCCAATAATCAGGCATGAGTTTTGGGTGTGGGTACGAAGAGAGACCTTTTCCATGCGTCTCTTGTCTGAAGTTATCCATTTGCTCTTCAGAAATTCGTCCTTCAACGAAACTTCTGGCATAAATACCTGGAGCAATATGTCCTTGGAAGAATACTAAATCTCCTCCATCGTTATCATTTGGTGCTTTAAAAAAGTGATTAAAACATACATCATAAAGTGTTGCAGATGATTGGAATGACGAGATATGTCCTCCAAGTTCTAAACCTTTTTTTGATGCTCTTTGCACCATAATTTGTGCATTCCATCTTACAATTGATCGGATTTTTCTCTCTAAATCTCTGTTGCCTGGCATAGCAGGTTCTTGATCAACTGGGATTGTGTTTACATACGCAGTTGTAGCGCTGTAAGGTAAATACGCACCACTTCTTCTGGCTTTATCGATGAGCTTTTCTAAAATGTAGTGAGCTCGTTCACTCCCCTCCTCTTCGATGAGTGCTTCTAATGCCTCTATCCATTCTTGCGTTTCAGATGGATCAACATCTTCTAAATTCAAAATAGACATCTATGTTCCCTTTCATTGTAATTTTGGTTAATACTTAAATTAGTTTTAACTTGTTGAATTAAAATAATACTCTAATAAACTTATTCCACTGTTACTGTTTTAGACTAACAATTTACCATAAGGAAATTCAATTTTTCAGATAAATTGAACTTATCTCACATAATAAAATTGAAAAATTTATATAAAAAAATTAAATTTCATTTAAGAAATAGTATTTTTATATATCCTAATTATGATAATTAAGTTCAATTATCACAAAAAATGTACGTTTTATGTACCTTTTTTCACATATTGTTCATATATATAAATCTTTTCTTAAAGAAATAAACTACTCTTTACAATATTAGGATTATCTTTCAATAATCGTTATAATTGACCATAAAAATCAAACCTGATTTTAATATTAAATTATAATTGTATATAACAAAACAAAGAGAAGTCATGAAAAAAGGGATGAAGTTACGATTTATAAGAACAGAAGCGTTGGATGCTGCACAAAATATGGCAGTTGATAAAGCATTGGCTCTGACTTATAAAAAAGATCATCTACCTATTTTTCGACTCTATACTTGGCAACCATCATTTACGATCGGTGTATCGCAAATATTAGATGATTATAACACAAAATTTGAAGAATTCAAAAACAATAGCGCCAAACGTATGACCGGTGGAGGTGTTTTATTTCATGGACATGACGTCTCATACAGCTTGGTCTTACCCAGTGAAGAATTTAAAAATTTAAGTGTTAAAGAGAGCTACGAGCAAATTTGTTCTTTTCTTTTGACTTTTTATGCATCGCTTGGTTTGAATGCACACTATGCAAAAGACTTAGAGGGAATCAATTTGAGTAAAAGTGAGTTTTGTCAAGTAGGATTTGAGGCTTATGATATAATAATAAATGGTGTTAAAATAGGTGGAAATGCACAAAAGCGTACAAAAAATATGATTTTTCAACACGGTTCAGTGCCACTGTTTACATCAAAAGTAGATCAAAAAATTGGACACTCTTTACAAGATATTGATGTAAATATTGATTTTGAAACCTGTATAGACAAACTGAAAGATGCTTTTGAAAAAACATTTGAGTGTGAGCTTATTGATGATGAGCTTAACGACGAAGAAGAACAATATTTAAATGATATTTTAAAGGACTGATATGACAATGACGACAACTAAAAAAGTTAATTTTAAAAAGCCAGAATGGTTACGTAAACGAATCACGCCAGCAGCACAAATAGAGATGGAAACACTTTTAAAAGATGTGGGTGGTTTGCATACGATTTGTCAAGAAGCAAAATGCCCTAATATCAGTGAGTGTTTTGCCAATAAAAATGCCACATTTTTAATCTTAGGAAACATCTGTACCAGACGTTGCACGTACTGTAATGTGCATACAGGACTTCCTACGGAAGTTGATTTAAGTGAAATAGAGAAGGTAACGACTTCAGTCAAACATTTAGGACTAAAATTTGTAGTTATCACAAGTCCAGCACGAGATGATTTAAAAGATGGTGGAGCAGAACAGTTTTACCGTGTAACACAAGCGATTTTAAAAGAATCACCTGATACGCAAGTGGAGATTTTAATCCCTGATTTTAAAGCCAAAGAGGAGTCACTTCAACGCGTGGTGGATTCAGGGGCAGTCATTATTGGGCACAACATCGAAACCGTACCAAGTCTGTATAAAATACGAAAAAATGCTTCGTATGAGCGTTCACTGCAAGTGCTTAAACGACTCAAAGAACTAGGTGGAGATAAAATCAAAACCAAAAGTGCTTTAATGGTAGGACTTGGTGAAACACAAGAAGAGATGGTTCAAGTCTTTCAAGACCTTTTAGATGTAGGCTGTAAGTTCTTAAGTATAGGGCAATATTTAGCACCATCAGGCGATTATGAGAAAGTAAAAGAGTTTGTAACCCCTGAACAGTTTGCTTTATATAAAAGAACTGCTTTAGACATGGGATTTGAGTTTGTACACAGTACGCCTTATGCTAGAAGTTCATATATGGCACATGAGTATTTAGCGGGTCAAGAGAAGTAAGTATATAAACTTCTTTTGAAGAACTTTTTATATAATTATTATTCATAACACATGCCAAAGCCTTGCTTTGGAATCTCTCTTGTGCCTCCGTTCGGAGGTCACGCTTTGCTACTTTTCTCAACGCGAGAATAAGTAGCGCAAAAGCGCTGTTTTTAGGCATTGACATACCACAACAAATTTCCAAACCAAATAAACATACGGGTAACTAAGCTTCTTTTTCTTAACTGCCCAAGTAGCTATCGCCCAAACATTTTTGTCAATAGTAAACTTAGATGACTTCATAGAGTAACGTATGGAAGAAAAAACTCAATCCCTGTAAGAGCGCAAATGTGGAAAATATTTTATGGGAAAAGTCGAGGACTGTTTGAGGAGAAAAAAGTGCTCAACGCACTTTATTTGACGAGTTCCGCAGACGAATAAAATATTTTTTGATTTGAAGGTATTTGCTTTAGCAAACTCTGAAGCCGTTGAGGAGGTTCTTTCTCAAAGAGAGTGCAAGCACAAGCTAACTTTCTTTACGGAGAAAGAAAGTAGAGCGAAAAGCTTTTAGCTTATCAATAAAGGTAAGAGTTCTCTTAAAAGCTCAATAAAAAGTACTAAATAATACCCTCTCTGCATTTTTATACTTTTGTATCTATCAAAAGCATCTTCAGTCAAATAAAATAAATTTGGATCACTAAAATAACTATCAAAGTTTTTAATGTAGTTATTTGTTTCTAATTGTTCAATCTGTAAATTGCACTCATTAACAGTTAATATTTTTCCTAATAATTTTTCTAAATCATTTTTAGAAATTTCTAGTCGACTTTTATTATAGCTCTCAAGTTCATTAATATTTAAATAATCACCAATTTTAATTAATACTTTATCTTGTCGCATCTTGCCTCCTTATAGTTGAAAAATTATACCATATTTTAAACCAATATGCTACTTTTTGTAACACTAATAAATAGATATGTGTATTTTTACCATTTATTTTATAAAGATAATGTAAAAGAAAACAGTAAAAATATTTTTGAAATAAAACTATTTTAGATATAATCAACCATTAAATTTGAAGGATTTATATGCAAGAAGTACTGAACCTATTTAAAACAATCACAGCTATTCCACGATGTTCAAAAGAGTATCAACCCTTTATAGAGTTTATAAAATCATTTGCCAATGAACATGGATATGAGTGTATGGTTGATAGTGTCAATAATATCTTATGTAAAAAAGCTAACTCCCAAGCCAAACTGTGTATTCAAAACCACTATGACATTGTCTGTTTAAGCGATGGATGTGTACCACAAATCATTGAAGAAGATGGTTTTTATAAAGCCAAAGACTCAACTTTAGGTGCAGACAATGGTATGGGGTGTTCATATATGCTTCGACTCATGCAGTTAGGGTATGATTGCGAGTTTTTATTTACGAGTGATGAAGAGATTGGGCTTATTGGAGCCAATGGCATTGAGTTTGAACTGCAAGCCACACAGATGCTTAATATTGACAGTGAGAGCGAAGGTGAGATTTGTATCGGCTGTGCAGGGGGTGTGGATATTTTTGCATCAACTTCAAATAAAAGCATTGTTGCCAACACTGAAAACCTTGATTTATACGAAATTGAACTGACCAACCTTCCTGGAGGTCACAGTGGAGTCAATATACACCAAGAAATCCCTAATGCCATTAAACTTATGGCAAAAGCGATTAAAGAGTGTAACGCAAAGCTTTTAGATATCAATGGAGGTGAGCGAATAAACTCAATTCCAGCGAATGTTAAAGCCATCATTGCAAGTAATACTGCTCCACAAGCCACACATGAAAATATAACCATCAACAAAGTCAAAGATCCAAGTGAACACTTCAGTGTTTATGATGATGCCGTTATTAATTTTATCTACTCTTTTGCACACGGTGTACGAGGATTTGATAAAGAGTTAAATGTGGTGCTTACTTCTATTAATTTAGCTAAAGTGCATACAGGGATTGATGAACTCTCGCTTGAACTGAGTGCGCGTTCTATGGATAATGATGAGCTTAAACGTATTAAAGATGAAACAGTATGTATGTTGGAGTCATTTGGCTTTACAACACGAACCAGCGGAAAATACCCAGCCTGGAAACCAGATATCAATGACTTTACCAATAAAGTTTTGGAAATCTATAAAAAACACTCTCCTGAAGCCTCACTTGAAGCCATTCATGCAGGTTTAGAGTGCGCACTATTTAAAGATAAGTTTCCTAACATTAAAGTAGCTTCTATAGGTCCAAACATCTTTAACCCTCACTCAAAAGCAGAAAAAGTAGAGCTTCAATCCGTAGAAAATCTTTATAAAATAATATTGGACATTGTAAAGGAGGTTGCGTAGTGTCTTTTGTTGGTTTTAACCCACAAGCGTTAGCGTTCTTAGATGAGATAAAACAAAACAACAATAAAGTCTGGTTTGAAAACAACCGTCATCGTTGGGAAGAGCTGATACTCAAACCCAATAAAGCCTATGTAGAAGAGATGGGGGAGCACCTGATTGCTTTAGCTCCTTTTATTAAAGCGTTGCCCAAAGTATCAGGATCACTCTTTCGCATCTACCGTGATACTCGTTTCTCTCATGATAAAACTCCCATTAAGACTAAGATTGGAATACTTTTCTGGCAAGGAGCAAGCCATCGAATGCAAAGTGCCAGCTTTTATATGCACTACACTTCAAGTGAAGTCTTTCTTGCAACTGGGATTCGTACCTTTAA
Coding sequences within it:
- the aceE gene encoding pyruvate dehydrogenase (acetyl-transferring), homodimeric type, whose amino-acid sequence is MSILNLEDVDPSETQEWIEALEALIEEEGSERAHYILEKLIDKARRSGAYLPYSATTAYVNTIPVDQEPAMPGNRDLERKIRSIVRWNAQIMVQRASKKGLELGGHISSFQSSATLYDVCFNHFFKAPNDNDGGDLVFFQGHIAPGIYARSFVEGRISEEQMDNFRQETHGKGLSSYPHPKLMPDYWQFPTVSMGLGPIQAIYQARFLKYLTDRGIKDCSNQKVYCFMGDGECDEPESLGAIGLAGREGLDNLVFVINCNLQRLDGPVRGNGKIIQELEGQFRGAGWEVTKVIWGRQWDPLLEKDKDGKLLQLMEETVDGEYQNFKQKGGAYTREHFFNKHPETAKMVENMSDDDIWKLNRGGHDPVKVYAAFKKAQETKDKPTVILAKTVKGYGMGEAAEGKNIAHGVKKVDMASLRQFRDRFNIPISDEEIEKFSYFRPAEDSPEMQYMKDRRTALGGAVPQRREKFTEKLELPALSAFDAVLKGSGDREISTTMAFVRVINVLIKDKKIGKRIVPIVPDEARTFGMEGMFRQVGIYSSEGQKYIPQDKDQVAYYKEDKKGQVLQEGINELGAMGSWTAAATSYSVNNCPMIPFYVFYSMFGFQRTGDMCWAAGDQKARGFLVGGTSGRTTLNGEGLQHEDGHSHIIANTIPNCVTYDPTFGYEVAVITLNGIERMYGEAQEDVFFYLTTLNENYKQPAMPEGVEEGIIKGIYKFDSKKAKNNYKVKLLGSGSIFQQVLAAADILAEEYGIASDIYSVTSYNELTRQAQDVERNNLLSIDGDEVPYVDQVLGNDDENIIVSATDYMKSYSEQLVPFVKGSFKALGTDGFGRSDSRANLRNFFEVDTNFIVFTTLAQLAKAGKVKKSVVTEAIKKYNIDTTKINPVKA
- the lipA gene encoding lipoyl synthase; amino-acid sequence: MTMTTTKKVNFKKPEWLRKRITPAAQIEMETLLKDVGGLHTICQEAKCPNISECFANKNATFLILGNICTRRCTYCNVHTGLPTEVDLSEIEKVTTSVKHLGLKFVVITSPARDDLKDGGAEQFYRVTQAILKESPDTQVEILIPDFKAKEESLQRVVDSGAVIIGHNIETVPSLYKIRKNASYERSLQVLKRLKELGGDKIKTKSALMVGLGETQEEMVQVFQDLLDVGCKFLSIGQYLAPSGDYEKVKEFVTPEQFALYKRTALDMGFEFVHSTPYARSSYMAHEYLAGQEK
- the aceF gene encoding dihydrolipoyllysine-residue acetyltransferase, whose translation is MSTIVDVFIPDLGDDKDVDLIDVMVSVGDTVEVEDGLITLETEKASMDVPTTHSGVVKEILVETGMKVNSGDLIAKIEVADDASSKETKEEAPIAKDTPAPAAAVATPSSSSTPDLAAAKAELEAVSAANAEVSCQFVNEQTICSVVEEVHVPDLGDDKDVDLIDVMVSVGDVVEAENGLITLETEKASMDVPAPFAGEVIELFVEAGMKVNSGDLIAKMVKTVVMENKVPTPTAQPVETKKEEPSKAPATLQAAVATSVDSGESSVLSKKASKVYASPSVRKLAREFGVDLGFVKGTGRKNRILKDDIKAYVKEQLNKPATAAGGAGLGFNLPEAKEIDFSQFGDIESVELSRIQKISGPSLHRNWLAMPHVTQFDEADITEMEEFRKAQNAIADGFKLSPLVFVVKAVAKALAIHPKFNASLSTDGQTLIMKKYFHIGVAVDTPNGLVVPVIRDADKKGFKDIALELAELSQKARDGKLKSSDMQGACFTISSLGGIGGTYFTPIINAPEVAILGLSKSEMKPKWNGETFEPRLSLPLSLSYDHKVIDGADGARFTTTLSKLLSDIRLLNL
- a CDS encoding peptidase dimerization domain-containing protein; this translates as MQEVLNLFKTITAIPRCSKEYQPFIEFIKSFANEHGYECMVDSVNNILCKKANSQAKLCIQNHYDIVCLSDGCVPQIIEEDGFYKAKDSTLGADNGMGCSYMLRLMQLGYDCEFLFTSDEEIGLIGANGIEFELQATQMLNIDSESEGEICIGCAGGVDIFASTSNKSIVANTENLDLYEIELTNLPGGHSGVNIHQEIPNAIKLMAKAIKECNAKLLDINGGERINSIPANVKAIIASNTAPQATHENITINKVKDPSEHFSVYDDAVINFIYSFAHGVRGFDKELNVVLTSINLAKVHTGIDELSLELSARSMDNDELKRIKDETVCMLESFGFTTRTSGKYPAWKPDINDFTNKVLEIYKKHSPEASLEAIHAGLECALFKDKFPNIKVASIGPNIFNPHSKAEKVELQSVENLYKIILDIVKEVA
- a CDS encoding lipoate--protein ligase family protein; the encoded protein is MKKGMKLRFIRTEALDAAQNMAVDKALALTYKKDHLPIFRLYTWQPSFTIGVSQILDDYNTKFEEFKNNSAKRMTGGGVLFHGHDVSYSLVLPSEEFKNLSVKESYEQICSFLLTFYASLGLNAHYAKDLEGINLSKSEFCQVGFEAYDIIINGVKIGGNAQKRTKNMIFQHGSVPLFTSKVDQKIGHSLQDIDVNIDFETCIDKLKDAFEKTFECELIDDELNDEEEQYLNDILKD
- a CDS encoding TIGR02453 family protein; amino-acid sequence: MSFVGFNPQALAFLDEIKQNNNKVWFENNRHRWEELILKPNKAYVEEMGEHLIALAPFIKALPKVSGSLFRIYRDTRFSHDKTPIKTKIGILFWQGASHRMQSASFYMHYTSSEVFLATGIRTFKPPLLKKYRSYIQNEKHAKALHDILQKYEKAGIKINEPHYKRFPQGFNEEQPYAYLSKFNALYTQMSYKPNKTFFSEKAIDKHFEFYEASLELFEWLYELTLYNPKD